The genomic region CACGAGCGCGAGGATCCCCACCATGACGCCGGCGGCCACGGCGACGCCCGCCGCCGCCCGTGCGGGAACCGGTCGAGCCGACGAGCGGGCAGCGGAGTGGAGGGCGGCGGCGGCCAGCACGAACGGATCCCCCGTGAGGCCGGCCGCCCACGGCCGCCGCCGCGAGCGCGACCTGCCATGCCAGGAGGACGCCCCCGCCCGCCGGGACCGTCATCCACAGCACGAGCACCACGAGGGCGGACGCCCCGAGGTCCCCGGCGACGACCACGGACGGACGCGACGCTGCCGATCCCCGCATGTGCGTCCTCCGTGCTCGGATGTCCCGCTGCCACCCTCCCACGACCCGACGCCCGCCGGGCGGGGGCGGACGCGCAGCCGTCGGCGCGTAGAGTCCAGACGGCGGCGCGACGCAGCCGGCATCGGGCGCCGCCGCCGCCGCCTCGGCAGCGGCCTCCGCCCGACACCCGAGGTCCGCCGCCGCACATCAGGATCACCATCCGGGAGACCACGCATGAGCACCGCCCGCCCCGCCTCCGCCGCCCCGCGCGCCCGCTCCCGCAACCCGTTCGCCCGCCGCGACTCGGCCGACGACGGCCCCCGCGCCCGCTTCTCGGAGCTGCTCCCCTACATCCTCGAGCAGCGCGGCCTCATGGCCTTCGTCGTGGTGCTGAGCGTGCTCGGCGCGGCCGCCAGCCTCGGCCAGCCGCTCCTCGTGCAGCGGGTCGTCGGCGTCGTGCAGGAGGGCGGCCAGCTGGGCGTCCTCGTGTGGGCGCTCGTCGGGCTCGTCGTCGTGTCCGGGGTGCTGTCCGGCTACCAGCACTACCTGCTGCAGCGCATGGGCGAGGGCATCGTGCTCTCGTCGCGTCGCACGCTCGTGCGCCGGATCCTCCGCCTCCCCATCTCCGAGTTCGACACGCGTCGCACGGGCGACCTCGTCTCGCGCGTCGGCTCCGACACCACGCTGCTGCGCGCCGTGCTCACGCAGGGCCTCGTCGAGGCGATCGGCGGCGCGGTCACGTTCCTCGGCGCCATCATCGCGATGCTCATCATCGACCCCGTGCTCCTCAGCCTCACCGTGCTGGTCGTCGCGGTCTCGGTCGTCGCGGTCGTGGGGCTCTCCGGCCGGATCCGCGTCGCCAGCCAGCGGGCCCAGCGCAAGGTCGGCGACCTGGCCGCGAGCGTCGAACGCGCCATCGGCGCCATCCGCACCGTCCGCGCGAGCAACGCCACCGACCGGGAGAGCCGCACCATCGAGGCCGACGCCGAGGGCGCGTGGGAGATGGGCATCAAGGTCGCGAAGGCGTCCGCCGTGGTCGTGCCGATCGCGGGCATCGCGCTGCAGGCGTCGTTCCTCGTGGTGGTCGGCGTGGGCGGATTCCGCGTCGCGTCGGGCGCCATCACGGTCGGCGACCTCGTGGCCTTCATCCTGTTCCTCTTCCTCATGATCATGCCGCTCGGCCAGGCCTTCGGCGCCGTGACCGCGGTCAACCAGGCGCTCGGCGCGCTCGGCCGGATCCAGGAGATCGTGAAGCTGCCGGTGGAGACCGACGGCGACGCCGAGACCGCCGGCCGCCTCCGCGACGGCGCGCCCGCGGGCGAGGACCGCAGGGACGCGCCCGCCGTCGAGCTCGTGGACGTGCGGTTCGCGTACCCGGTCGCGGCGGACGCGGACGCGCATTCCGACGGTGCCGTGACGGCCGCGGCGCCCGCATCCCGGGTGGACACGGCGGATGCGGCGGACTCCGCCCCCGGCGCCGACCGCACGGGCGGCGGCGTCCTCCAGGGCATCAGCTTCCGCGCCGAGCGCGGCACCCGGATCGCGCTGGTCGGCCCGTCCGGCGCCGGCAAGAGCACGATCCTCGCCCTCATCGAGCGCTTCTACGACCCGACCTCCGGCGTCGTGCGCGTCGGCGGGCGCGACATCCGCACGCTCGACCGCGAGGACCTGCGCCGCCAGATCGGCTACGTCGAGCAGGACGCGCCCGTGCTCGCCGGGACGCTCCGCGAGAACCTCACGCTCACCGCGTTCGACGCGACCGACGAGGACTGCGTCCATGTCCTGCACGCCGTGAACCTCACCGAGGTGCTCGCGCGCAACGAGCTCGGCCTCGACGCGCCCGTCGGCGAGGACGGGATCATGCTCTCCGGCGGCGAGCGCCAGCGCCTCGCGATCGCGCGCACGCTCCTGTCCGCTCCCCCGATCCTGCTGCTCGACGAGTCGACGTCCAGCCTCGACGGCCTCAACGAGCAGCTGCTCCGCAAGGCGATCGACGCGGTCGCCGAGCACCGCACCCTCATCGTGATCGCGCACCGGCTCTCGACCGTCGTCGACAGCGACCTCATCGTCGTCGTCGAGAAGGGCCGCGTCGTCGGCACCGGCACGCACGCGGAGCTCGTCGTCTCGACGCCGCTCTACCGCGACCTCGCGAAGCACCAGCTGCTCGTGTAGCGGTGCTCCGGCGCGATCACGCGCCCGGCGTCGGCTCCGTGCGATCCGGCGCGCCCAGGTGCATCTCCCGTGCCGCCAGGAACACCGGCAGGGCGACCGCGAACGCCACGAGCGGGGCCAGCAGCACGTAGATCCAGACGCGCCGCATCCGCAGCCGCCGCCCCTCGACGATGATGAAGA from Clavibacter michiganensis subsp. insidiosus harbors:
- a CDS encoding ABC transporter ATP-binding protein, which gives rise to MSTARPASAAPRARSRNPFARRDSADDGPRARFSELLPYILEQRGLMAFVVVLSVLGAAASLGQPLLVQRVVGVVQEGGQLGVLVWALVGLVVVSGVLSGYQHYLLQRMGEGIVLSSRRTLVRRILRLPISEFDTRRTGDLVSRVGSDTTLLRAVLTQGLVEAIGGAVTFLGAIIAMLIIDPVLLSLTVLVVAVSVVAVVGLSGRIRVASQRAQRKVGDLAASVERAIGAIRTVRASNATDRESRTIEADAEGAWEMGIKVAKASAVVVPIAGIALQASFLVVVGVGGFRVASGAITVGDLVAFILFLFLMIMPLGQAFGAVTAVNQALGALGRIQEIVKLPVETDGDAETAGRLRDGAPAGEDRRDAPAVELVDVRFAYPVAADADAHSDGAVTAAAPASRVDTADAADSAPGADRTGGGVLQGISFRAERGTRIALVGPSGAGKSTILALIERFYDPTSGVVRVGGRDIRTLDREDLRRQIGYVEQDAPVLAGTLRENLTLTAFDATDEDCVHVLHAVNLTEVLARNELGLDAPVGEDGIMLSGGERQRLAIARTLLSAPPILLLDESTSSLDGLNEQLLRKAIDAVAEHRTLIVIAHRLSTVVDSDLIVVVEKGRVVGTGTHAELVVSTPLYRDLAKHQLLV